Genomic segment of Streptomyces sp. NBC_01210:
CGATGCCGGGCGGGCCCCAGAGGATCACGGACGAGGGGCCTGCGGGGCCGCCGCCGCCTTCGCCGACGAGTCGGCGCAGCGGCGATCCCGGCTTCAGCAGATGCTGCTGGCCGACGACTTCATCGAGGGTGCGCGGACGCATCCGAACGGCCAGGGGGCTGCTGGACGGATCCTTCTCCTGGCGTTCTTCGGCTGCGGCGGTAAAGAGGTCGGGCTCCACGCTGTGAAGCCTACTGGGGGGTCCGGGGGTGTCCCCCGGGAGGATGCAGTAGGCCACTGACAGCCCCGCCCGGCCGGGTCAGCTGGTCCAGAAGTCCCACCAGCGGGTCAGGATCAGCATGCCGATGATCCCGATCCACAGCACCGGCGGCATCCAGTGGAACTCCAGCAGGCCCTTCCGCAGCCCCTCCGGGACCTTGATGACGTAGTGCCTGATGTTGTGCAGAGTGACGTAGCAGAACATCACGATCGTGGCGACCCAGGCCAGCGAGCACCACAGGCACAGCGAGTTGATGTTGTACAGCGACTGGTACTGCAGCCAGGTGCAGAAACCGACGCCGAAGAGACAGCCGGCGTTGAGACCGAGCCAGTACCAGCGGCGGTAGCGCGCCCCGGCCAGCAGCGCGACCCCGATGGCGATCACCATCGAGTACGCCACCAGACCCATCATCGGATTCGGGAACCCGAACGCCGAGGCCTGATCGCTCTTCATGATGTTGCCGCAGGAGACGACCGGGTTCAGGCTGCAGCCCGGGGTGAACGACGGGTCCTCCGCCAGCTTGATCTTGTCGATCGTGATCACCCACGAGGCCAGCAGCCCCGCCGCACCCGTGATCACCAGCAGCCAGGCGAAGGCACGACTGCCACCGATCGTGCCCTTGGAGCCGTCGGCCTGCCGGCCGGAGGACACGTCGTCAACAGGTGCAGTCTTCATATCGCCGATCCATCGCTCAGTAGCCAGCTGGGGCAGGGTCATTCTGCCGCACTCGCCCCCGCGTCCACCGTTCGATGGACATAAGGATGTACGGACGGTCGTCCCGGACTGCTCACCTACGGGAGCAAGCTCCTCCCAGGCCCCCGTACGCCCTTCGGACGTGTCCTCAAACGCCGACGGGCCTGATCCGCAAGCCCGTCGGCGTTTGAGGCGCGTGGTCCGGGGCGGAGCCCCGCAACCGGCCCGGGTATCAGGCCAGGCGTTCGCGGATCGTGTTCGCCGCGTCCGCCAGCGGCACCGGCGACTGCTCGCCGGACTGCATGTCCTTCAACTGGACGACGCCCTCCGCGAGGTCGCGCTCACCGGCCACGACCGTGTACCGCGCGCCCGAGCGGTTCGCACTCTTCATCGCGCCCTTCAGGCCCTTCGCTCCGTACGAGAAGTCGGCCGCCACTCCCGCCCGGCGCAGCTCGGTCACCAGGCCGAAGAGTACGCGCCGCGCCTCCTCGCCGAGCGGGACCGCGAACACGCTGGTGGTGGAGGGGAGTTCGAGCTCGATGCCCTCCGCCTCCAGCGCCAGGATCGTACGGTCCACGCCGAGTGCCCAGCCGACCGACGGGAGCGCCGGGCCGCCGATCATCTCGGAGAGGCCGTCGTAGCGGCCGCCGCCGCCCACTGCGGACTGCGAGCCGAGACCGTCGTGGACGAACTCGAACGTCGTGCGCGTGTAGTAGTCGAGGCCGCGCACCAGCTTCTCGTCGTCCTCGTACCCGACACCCGCCGCGGTCAGCAGCTCACGCACCTCCTCGTGGTACGCCTTGCACGCGTCGCACAGATAGTCGCGCAGCATCGGCGCGCCCACCAGCTGCTTCTGCACCTCGGCGCGCTTGTCGTCGAGGACCCGCAGGGGGTTGATCTCGATCCGGCGCCGGGTGTCCTCGTCCAGCTCGAGCGCGCGCAGGAAGCTCTGCAGCGCGTCCCGGTAGACGGGGCGGCACTCCTTGTCGCCCAGCGAGTTCAGCAGGATGCGGAAATCGCGCAGTCCGAGCGAGCGGTACGCCTGGTGGGCCAGGATGATCAGTTCGGCGTCGAGCGCCGGGTCCTCAGCGCCGATCGCCTCGGCGCCGACCTGCGAGAAGTGCCTGTAGCGGCCCTTCTGCGGGCGCTCGTAGCGGTAGTACGAGCCCGAGTACCAGAGCTTCACCGGCAGGTTGCCGGCCTTGTGGAGGTTGGCCTCCAGCGCCGCGCGCAGCACGGACGCGGTGCCTTCGGGACGCAGCGCCAGCTTGTCGCCGCCCTTGGTCTCGAAGGCGTACATCTCCTTGGACACGATGTCGGTGGACTCGCCGACACCGCGCGAGAACAGCTCGACGTTCTCGAATCCGGGCGTCTCGATATAGCCGTAGCCGGAGTTCTTCAGCGGCGCGGCGATCGCCTCACGCACAGCGAGGGTCACCGCGGACTTCGGCGGAATCAGGTCGTACGTGCCCTTGGGGGCCTGAAAGGTGCTCACGGGAAACTCTCGTCACATTCCTCGTCGGGGAGCTTCGGCGCTCCCGAGGCCGGCGGCCACATCCCGCAAGTACGGA
This window contains:
- a CDS encoding vitamin K epoxide reductase family protein, with amino-acid sequence MKTAPVDDVSSGRQADGSKGTIGGSRAFAWLLVITGAAGLLASWVITIDKIKLAEDPSFTPGCSLNPVVSCGNIMKSDQASAFGFPNPMMGLVAYSMVIAIGVALLAGARYRRWYWLGLNAGCLFGVGFCTWLQYQSLYNINSLCLWCSLAWVATIVMFCYVTLHNIRHYVIKVPEGLRKGLLEFHWMPPVLWIGIIGMLILTRWWDFWTS
- the hisS gene encoding histidine--tRNA ligase, which produces MSTFQAPKGTYDLIPPKSAVTLAVREAIAAPLKNSGYGYIETPGFENVELFSRGVGESTDIVSKEMYAFETKGGDKLALRPEGTASVLRAALEANLHKAGNLPVKLWYSGSYYRYERPQKGRYRHFSQVGAEAIGAEDPALDAELIILAHQAYRSLGLRDFRILLNSLGDKECRPVYRDALQSFLRALELDEDTRRRIEINPLRVLDDKRAEVQKQLVGAPMLRDYLCDACKAYHEEVRELLTAAGVGYEDDEKLVRGLDYYTRTTFEFVHDGLGSQSAVGGGGRYDGLSEMIGGPALPSVGWALGVDRTILALEAEGIELELPSTTSVFAVPLGEEARRVLFGLVTELRRAGVAADFSYGAKGLKGAMKSANRSGARYTVVAGERDLAEGVVQLKDMQSGEQSPVPLADAANTIRERLA